Proteins encoded by one window of Arachis hypogaea cultivar Tifrunner chromosome 1, arahy.Tifrunner.gnm2.J5K5, whole genome shotgun sequence:
- the LOC112757768 gene encoding probable arabinosyltransferase ARAD1, translating to MPESESDNNSGFDMTVNFASASQPCSDTAIIATADSSSFAIKVYMYDLPIRFTYSVIAARSASRGGGTPENLTSLSYPGHQHMGEWFLFLDMNHPESDRIGSPVTRVMDPEEAELFYVPFFSSLSQLVPTSQQGNGSEAAYSDEETQEALVEWLEGQKYWQRNGGRDHVFTAADPKSLLHVMDKVKNSVLLVVGFGRLRGDQGSLVKDVVREDRKR from the coding sequence ATGCCAGAATCTGAATCCGACAACAACTCCGGCTTTGACATGACAGTAAATTTCGCCTCCGCCAGTCAACCCTGTTCCGACACCGCCATCATAGCCACTGCAGATTCCTCGTCCTTCGCCATTAAGGTCTACATGTACGACCTTCCCATTCGGTTCACCTACAGTGTCATCGCCGCCCGGTCCGCCTCCCGAGGCGGCGGCACGCCTGAGAATCTAACCTCGCTGAGTTACCCAGGACACCAGCACATGGGAGAGTGGTTTCTATTCCTAGACATGAACCATCCAGAGTCAGATCGGATAGGGTCACCGGTGACCCGGGTGATGGACCCGGAAGAAGCGGAGCTGTTCTACGTGCCGTTCTTCTCGTCGCTGAGCCAGCTGGTGCCGACGAGCCAGCAAGGCAATGGCTCGGAGGCGGCATACAGTGACGAGGAGACGCAGGAAGCGCTGGTGGAGTGGCTGGAGGGGCAGAAGTACTGGCAGAGGAACGGAGGGAGGGACCACGTGTTCACGGCGGCGGACCCGAAGTCGCTGTTGCATGTGATGGATAAGGTGAAGAATAGTGTGCTTCttgtggttgggtttgggagATTGAGAGGGGATCAGGGTTCTCTGGTGAAGGATGTGGTGAGAGAGGATAGGAAGAGgtga
- the LOC112703200 gene encoding putative ubiquitin-conjugating enzyme E2 39 has protein sequence MADLNNFERFDVVSDHSDHHFSQPTANTTKKQKQNRNPEPTNHAARNCFTNTGSKVYKNIMREWKILANGLPDSIYVRVYESRIDLMRAAIVGAAGTPYHDGLFFFDIAFPPNYPSQPPKVHYLSCGFKLNPNLYHNGEVCLSLINTWIGKKSEKWDPCGSTVLQLLVSLQGLVLNDKPFFNEAGSEIFGRAFFEKQARSYNYSVFLLSCRTMLFWLQRPPRNFEEFVHAHFRGSACRILRACHEYVNGRVRVGWYGVSDVGENGDSSHRSRAKVPEEFKASMGKLYLRMVVAFQLNGSSLCSELLELENSDKNGGSSKNKGHGGDRKYGKIVRKVLGKFRKFYALKKDQSRRVDVSK, from the coding sequence ATGGCTGACCTGAATAATTTCGAGCGCTTCGACGTCGTTTCAGACCATTCAGACCACCACTTTTCCCAACCAACTGCTAACACTACCAAGAAACAGAAACAGAACCGCAACCCGGAACCAACCAACCACGCTGCCCGAAACTGTTTTACAAACACGGGCAGCAAAGTGTACAAGAACATAATGCGAGAATGGAAGATCCTCGCCAACGGCCTGCCCGACTCCATCTACGTCCGCGTCTACGAGAGCCGCATCGATCTCATGAGGGCAGCAATCGTCGGCGCCGCAGGTACACCCTACCACGATGGACTCTTCTTCTTCGATATTGCTTTCCCGCCAAATTACCCGTCCCAACCTCCCAAGGTTCACTACCTCTCTTGCGGGTTCAAACTCAACCCGAACCTTTACCATAACGGCGAAGTGTGCCTCAGCCTCATCAACACCTGGATCGGTAAAAAGAGCGAGAAGTGGGACCCATGCGGTTCAACCGTTTTGCAGCTCCTCGTTTCTCTCCAAGGCCTCGTCCTAAACGACAAGCCGTTTTTCAACGAGGCCGGATCCGAAATCTTCGGACGCGCCTTCTTTGAGAAGCAGGCGCGTTCTTATAACTATTCCGTTTTCTTACTTAGCTGTAGGACTATGCTGTTTTGGCTCCAACGACCTCCGCGGAACTTCGAGGAATTCGTTCACGCGCACTTTCGTGGCAGCGCGTGTCGGATTCTGCGGGCGTGCCATGAGTACGTGAATGGGCGCGTGAGGGTTGGGTGGTACGGTGTGAGCGACGTTGGGGAGAACGGTGACTCTTCCCATCGGTCGCGTGCGAAGGTCCCGGAGGAATTCAAGGCATCGATGGGGAAGTTGTATCTTCGGATGGTTGTGGCGTTTCAACTGAATGGTTCTTCGTTGTGTTCGGAGCTTTTGGAATTAGAGAACAGTGATAAAAATGGTGGTTCGTCGAAGAATAAGGGGCATGGTGGTGACAGAAAGTATGGGAAGATTGTCAGGAAGGTGTTGGGGAAGTTTAGGAAGTTTTATGCTTTGAAGAAGGATCAAAGTAGAAGAGTCGACGTGTCAAAGTGA
- the LOC112703204 gene encoding putative ubiquitin-conjugating enzyme E2 38, with amino-acid sequence MSSSHHKQKEAANTMKGREQIFNVFDIVSEVPDDHFFGSPSEEASSYSTANSNLSKRAMKEWKILEQNLPDSIYVRVYENRIDLMRAVIIGAAGTPYHDGLFFFDIQLPSKYPNYPPEVYFHSFGHDLNPNLYNNGRVCLSLLNTWQGRSAEKWDPRASTLLQVLLSIQALVLNEQPFFNEPGTSFGRLIFQSRSRVYTEMAFQLTWEVAMNLVHRPPEHFEAFVLQHFCTRSVAVLDACREYANERVWVGYYCMNQGGDGRSSSLCSSSNVKVSASFKKSLVESLYPRLVQTFQSCGADLNGTPKELESEVIINKQPKRKQMIDPTMHENKGEAGKHNNKGGIFMKAVDRIKTALGWKKKKTDSKQF; translated from the coding sequence ATGAGTTCATCACATCACAAGCAGAAGGAGGCAGCTAACACCATGAAAGGAAGAGAGCAGATCTTCAATGTCTTCGATATTGTTTCGGAAGTCCCCGATGACCATTTCTTTGGCTCACCATCAGAAGAAGCTAGCAGTTACAGCACCGCCAACAGCAATCTCTCCAAGCGCGCCATGAAAGAGTGGAAGATCTTGGAACAGAACCTTCCAGACTCCATCTACGTCCGGGTCTACGAGAACCGCATTGACCTAATGAGGGCGGTGATTATAGGCGCCGCGGGAACGCCGTACCACGATGGTCTCTTCTTCTTCGACATCCAGCTCCCTTCTAAATACCCAAACTATCCTCCGGAAGTATACTTCCACTCGTTCGGGCACGATCTCAACCCGAACCTCTACAACAACGGCAGGGTCTGCTTGAGCCTCCTTAACACGTGGCAGGGCAGGTCAGCCGAGAAGTGGGATCCACGCGCTTCGACGCTCCTTCAGGTCTTGCTCTCAATCCAAGCACTCGTTCTCAACGAGCAACCGTTTTTCAATGAGCCTGGGACTTCGTTCGGACGCCTTATCTTTCAGAGCAGGTCACGTGTCTACACCGAGATGGCGTTTCAGCTCACGTGGGAAGTTGCCATGAACCTCGTTCATAGGCCGCCCGAGCACTTTGAGGCCTTCGTCCTTCAACACTTCTGCACGCGCTCCGTGGCTGTCTTGGACGCGTGCCGCGAATACGCCAATGAGCGCGTGTGGGTCGGGTATTATTGCATGAACCAAGGTGGTGATGGTAGGTCATCCAGTTTGTGTTCTTCTTCAAATGTGAAAGTTTCGGCATCTTTTAAGAAGAGTTTGGTGGAAAGTTTGTACCCTAGGCTGGTTCAAACGTTTCAATCATGCGGTGCGGATTTGAATGGTACCCCAAAAGAGTTGGAATCAGAAGTTATTATTAACAAGCAACCCAAAAGGAAGCAAATGATTGATCCGACGATGCATGAAAACAAGGGTGAGGCTGGGAAGCATAACAATAAGGGTGGGATCTTCATGAAAGCTGTGGATAGGATCAAAACGGCGTTgggatggaagaagaagaagacagacTCCAAACAATTCTAG